The genome window TCTTTCACTGGCTGGGCCAGCACTTCAGATACAGTCGACACTATTATGGGTTTGAGCTCATCCATTTTCACCTGCTtcttctcctctacttccatcTCCTCATGTTCCTCTGCTTCATCCTTCTTGGCAATCTCTCGGGTCCCTTGTCTTTTCTGCTTGTCTTTggctggggaggagggagaagaggcactacctgcctctgtctctggggATAGCAGCGGTTCAGTGTCCCTGTCCCTATccttgtcctctgtctctgtggttTGACCGGCGGGTTTCTCCCCCATGTAGGCAAAGGCCATGGGCTGGAATGGGGAGAACCGGCGCAGGCGGGGGAGGCTGTCCACAGACTGGGGTGCTGTCAGGCAGCGGTTATAGGGGGCCAGCTTGAGCTCGCTGGGGCGCGGCGTGCGGGGGTTCCGTGAGTGAAAGGAGGCCGACTTCCTCTTGATGCTCGTGGGCGAGCGGTGGGCGGAGCAGGGTGAGTCGGCCGGGGAGGGTGAGCCGGAGGAGCGGGTGGAGGCGCGGGTGTATTTCTGTGGCGAGGTCTGGGGAGGGGGGATGACCCAGGCCTGTTGTTGCTTTTGTTCTCTCATAGCCATGATGACCTCCTGTTGTTGGGCCAGGCGCTGCATCTCTGTCTGCAGGAAGCCCAACGAGTGGTTCAGCTTCTCGATGGAGCGTGTGTATTCAGCTAGATCCACCTCACCGGGTCCTTGACCTCCGGCGGGACCTTgacctccctcttctcctcctcctcctcctcctcctcctccggaGGAGGATTTCAGCCAGCGGGCCCCAGAGAGTCCCTGCCCCTGCTCAGCCCCGTCGGGCGTGTCCGCTTCGCTCCTCCCTGTTTTCCTCTCGTCTTCCGTTGTCGTCTTCCCcccttcctcctgtcctcctaCCCCCGAGGCGCCGTCACCCTTCCTCTTGACCACGTCCAGGAAGATGGAGCGGCCCATCCTCTGGCGGTGGCGAGTAAATGCGGCCTCCACCTTCTTCTTCTGCGCCTCAATGGCTTTTCGCTTCTCCTCCAGGCGCATGCGCAGCTCCACCATCTCTGTCGCCATGGCCTGGGCCGGGTCGCTAGGGAGAGGGGCCTGGGCTGGCCCAGTTGGAGTGTCTTGGGTGAGAGGCACAATCTGTTGATGCACGGGGCTGTGTTCCGGAGTGGGTGCCCAGGAGACGGACAACGGGAGGCCCAGTTCTGAGCCCTCGGGGGTGGTCTTGAGGGAGCTGCCGCCCCCGCTGCTGCTGCTTCTTCCCCCCGATTCGGGGACACTGAGCTTCCGGAACTTCTGCTCGGCAAAGCTGGTCATCTTGGTGCCGGAGCTGGTGGAGGGAGATTTGGCGTAGCCGGAGCTGCTTGGGCAGGGGCTGGGCGTGTCCATATCCAGCTCCATGCTCAGAGCTTCCCTCAGCGATGAGTCCTCGTCCAGGGTCTCAGCGACGTCCTCGGTCCTCACGTGGATGCCCGTGTCCACCTCCGTAGTGTCTGTGGTGCTCAACGAGTCCATGTCCCTCTTCTCCGGTCGAGCATTAGGATCCAGGCCAATTTCACCACCTCCTCTGCCCTGGTTTGGACTGTGCAGGAAGAACCCATTTTTGATGCCCTCTGTCAGAGGGTGCTGTGGGGCCTGCCTACCGGTGTTGTGGATTATCTGAAGGGCTTCCTCCATGCTGGGGGTGGCGATGCTATTTCCATGCCCGTCCAGATTTGAGCCACCGTTGGGGAATCTCAGTGGGCCTCCAGGGGGTTCAGGCCTGCCAGGCTGTCTGGGCAGATTGGGCCCTGCCAGGTTGTCCAGGCGGCCCTCCTCCTCGATGCCCGTTCCCTGCCCATTGATGGGCTGGAAGGACAGGTTCCTCTTCATGCCCCGGGGCATCTGTTGAACCTTGAAGCCCTCTGTGCTGGCAGAGCGAGTCATGCTACGGCCGGGGGGAGTGGATGTCTGGGCGGTGTCCTCTTTGTCAAAAGGGATGTCGAAGGATACACCGTAAGGCCCAGACCTGGCAAAAACAAACAGCCAGTCAATCGGTCAAATGCTAATAGAATTGCACTTTTTTGTTGTACCAAACAATAATTGTATTTTGTCTGCTACAAGTCATTAATTGACTTGCTCCATGATAATAACCTTTTCTCCTTGGGCCAAGTTCCTACACAGCCATCCACAAAGGACATTGAGGTTGATCTCTTTATTTCACCTGGATGAGAATATGCATCTCATATTAGATCCATCAATTGTTATTATACTTTAATCTGTTTAATGATCAATTGGTAGAAGCCAAAACTTCTAGTGATCAAGTTACCTGAGTTCCTAGGTTGTGGTTGGAGAGGTAGGCTAGAGggggtgaaaaaaataaaaaataatattgtCAATCACGAACGCCCACAAAAGTTAAAACATACAGGTTTCCAGATGACCAAGACATTATCACCTCTGTTGAGAGATTGTGGAACGGGGGTCTTTTTTAAAGCTTGGCACCATAGCTTGAGCGCTATATGTACAGTATGCGCCCACCCCAGTCTACTTAATACATTCCAGATGGGTTTGCTTAACCTCTGATCAGTATCCCCTGCAGATAGCCATgatgcggcgcacaattggcccagcgtcgtctgggttaggggtggGTTTTGCcgggccgggatgtccttgtcccatcgcactctagtgactcctgtggcaggccgggcgcatgcacgctgacttcgttcgtcagttgtacagtgtttcctccgacacattggtgcggctgacttccacgttaagcgagcagtgtgtcaagaagcagtgcggaagacgcatggctctcgactttcgcctctcccgacaccgtatgggagttgcagcgattggacaagactgtaactaccatttTGGGagaaaatggattacatttacaaaaataatagtaaaaaaaaaggttttatagAGATTCAGTTCCAACGAGTCTTGTTCCATATAGACCTGGTCAGATCCAGACCCGGTCCGATTCgggggaagaagaagaaaattCAATTTTTAAGCTAGCTGATAAAGTGCGAGGGTGAGGAGGTAGAAAGAGCCATtcttacaataacaggggaggttagcatttgttgggggtatgatatttgtacatctgtaactttctcactcatcattattcaaaaTTCATTTAGGATTACCCGTAATTATGGTAGCATTCACATTcctgtagaagtgtttagaaacataattctattcttatttacaataaaaagtattttacattgggcacaaaatcatctgaaacacaatcaaaaccaacagcaaatgcatccaacacatttgtagagtcacaagcttgatgtagtcattgcatgctatGAATCTGGAACAAATACTAAATTTTTACTAcattaatacacatataagtgaatttgtccaaatacttttgctCCCCTAAAATATatatgagtgcatacattttctaaTGGGTGCCCCCAGTGTGAATCGAACATGACGTACCAACTTAGCCAAACAGGACCCCAAATTAATACGAAATAGTACCTGGGTCGTTCTGGGCTGGGTGGTCTCTCCATGAAGCTCGTCTTGGTGACATTGGAGATGGGAACAGAGGGCATGTTCCTCAACGATGTGAGGGCTGGCTCTAAAaaccaaacacaaacacattactTTCATTAAAAGCCCAATAGAGctgtttttatatcaatatcaaatcatttctgggtaacaattaagtaccttactgtagtAGATTTCCATTAAAGTGGGCAAAAACTGcttttcagcaacaacaacaacaaatatcttgctaggactgtctgggcgtggtctgagtggggaggggaaaactgaaagcAAGCTTTTAtttgcagagaggtttggaaatctcgttgttattggtctattaactcatttactgcATTTACTGTGATGTCACCATATAAAGCCAAAACTCCTgcccatgcaaacctgctgattagaaggtccagtgtcgattgtattttcaaccagaaactatcaggaaataacactgataaaattgtttcacacttttacagtaatagtttcatcagctgttgcaGAATATGATATAAAACAGTGGGAAACAATATATTTTGACTGTACTGGGCTTTTAAAACCATTTAGTTGAACAGGAATGATTTAATCTGgatgtctgaagtttgcaaaaataCAAAACAGTTCTGAAGTACAAAAAACTGCTTTCCTTCAGTGTCCAGAACTCTTGGTTGTACAAAGGAGGGCTTAACCACTTCAAACCACCAGAACAGCTCGGCCATGAACACAAGGTAGTTATTCTGGAAAAGACAAAAACAGACAGGATGTGGTGGTAAAGCTAAGGTTAATAGAAACAGGACTgcaacataaacattacacaccaGGCAAAAGACCACTGCAACATGAACTCTTGTAGAAAAACGTAACGGTTCAAAACTGTCATGCAGTATACCTGAGCTTCCACAAGATGTCTCTTCAAAAAGACAAACTGTCATGCAGTATACCTGAGCTTCCACAAGATGTCTCTTCAAAAAGACAAACTGTCATGCACATCATAAATACTTAGTTGAGATCAGTCAGTTAAATACATTGACATTTTCTTTACGAATACCTTCATAGACCAAAGAGAACCCAACTGGTTAGAGTAAAGAGTGAGCTAATTTAGTCACTTCGCCTACCTTGTTTATACAGTGTTTCCCCCATCAATTTAATAACCCTCAAAACAGAGGAGCTGTTACACATTTCCCAAGGTGTCACAATATTTTACAGTACACAGCCAGATCCCTTTAGTTAATATATCATTTACATAGTGGTATGTGGTTCTGTTGGTACTTGAATGTGCCTGTGCGTGAAAAGAAAACCATTTGCCTAGTTTCTGCTCTTCTCGAGATGGTCACAGAACCAATGAATAGGGTTGACCCACAAGGACCTGTTTGGCCAGATCGCATGTACACAAAGAGGGGAAAGCCTTTCTTCCTTTCCCTTGCTATCCTTATAATCGGATTGATACACCATTGCAACTCATGCCCTGGTCAGAAACCATGTCAGAAAGAACAGGAACTGAAATATATTCAGAGGTGTTGTCAAAAATATTAATTGATGACACGAATTATGATAAAACACAATCAACGAGTCCCAGAAATGGCATGTGATATATGCCTAGTACACATTTGGATAGATGGGAAAATGAACGATGGCCACATCCTCATGACCAATCATGGTGTGTTATTGTTATTCCTTTGTTACCATCCTCATCCACTGACACGTAGCCTAAAGTCATACTCATTAGCCAAGAAAACACCTCTGTTGCCACAGGAAGTGACTATCTTGACTTGTCCAGTAAGAAATgcttatttccattttcagttgcaaaatgttttgctacggttTGCCCTGATGAACATCACCCAGGGTTCCCCAAAGAGgcgggcacacacacacgtgttccgATATGACCTTGAGTATATGCAGTGTTCATCAGGTCAGCAACACAATTTTTAACAAAAGGAACATTCCCTTACTCGGTGcaaaagcagtgtgtgtgtatctacagttgaagtcataagtttacatatacacttaggttggagttattaaaactagtttttcaaccactccacaaatttcttgttaacaaactatagttttggtaggtcggttaggacatctactttgtgcttgacacaagtcatttttcaattgtttacaaacaaattatttcacttttaattcactgtatcacaattccagtggggtcagaagtttacatacagtaagttgactgtgcctttaaacagattggaaaattccagaaaattatgtaatggctttctgataggctaaatgacatcattttagtcaattggaggtgtacctgtggatgtatttcaaggcctaccttcaaactcagtgcctctttgctttgacatcatgggaaaatcaaaagaaatcagccaagacctcagaaaaaggaggaatgggccaaaattcacccaacatattgtgggaagcttgtggaagcctacatgaaacatttgacccaagttaaaccattttaaaggcaatgctaccaaatacagagccactgggaatgtgatgaaagaaatacaagctaaaataaatacttctctctactattattctgacatttcacattcccaaataaagtggtgatcctaacacctaaaacagggaatctttactctgattaaatgtcaggaattgtgaaaaactgagtttaaatgtatatggctaaggtgtatgtaaacatccgacttcaactgtgtgtgtgtgtgtgtgagagagatttaCCTCTTCAGCAATATTTACCCTCCGCTGTTTAACAGTATGTCAAGACAGCAGAAGCAGCTAACTAGAGGTGACTCCCCAAAGTGACTACACTGCATTTAAAATAATTGGTACCGTGAGCAGTTTTTGGTCATGCAGAGGATAGCTCCCCGAGTTCGCATGTGTCCATATCAGACCACAGCCAATAATCTCTGCAATCCAAACAAACAGTGATGCAAAACCAGAGCACAGGAATCATCTTTGCTCATATTCCAGGGTGTTATGTCATAACAGGCATAACATTTGAATGTTTTTATCTGTCATGACAGATAATACAGTAGCCAAAACACTGCCAAACAACCATCCAGCCGGAACACTGACAAACACAATTATCCAAAGTCAAACTCTGTAGCAACTGAACTACAGTAAAGTATCATAATAACTATGATCAATAAAATGTCAACCAAGTTCAATCATTCAAAACAACACATAGCTACATCTCAACAGAATCTCCACCACAGCCATCGTTAATCCCAGAACTCCATCTATATAACATACAGTATAGCAAACAATCACAACAACCATTTTTATAGCCTGGTTGCAAATCTGGTAATGTTGTTTTGCCAACCCCTGTCTCACCAACACCAGATTGCAAGACGGCACAAACTGATCTGGTACCAGGCTACAATTTCCATTGCAGTGAGCTACAGTAGCCTACCTCCTCTAGGTCAATTCAGCTGCAGCATGAGTGGGgtcctcccagtcccagtctgataGAGAAACAATAgataaaagagaaagagaaatggtCTCCCCTAGCCCAGATAGCAAAAGCTTGTCTGCTCCCTCCATATGTCTGTCTACCTGCTTCCTCTCACATTCGATTGTGAGCGTTATCTCTCCTAACACCACTGCCAGTCAAACATCCATTCTGTTCTGCCCCTGATTTTCTACTGATCTCCAACTCACAACACCGCAACCCTGTCGCCTGATATTACCCCGCCCAGTTGCCAGATTGTCAGATTTTACTGTCACTTACTGTTCTCTGGGCGGGTTGCCAGGTTTGGAGATTGCAGCGTGTCACTCCATGTCTGAGATGAGAGCTGATTGGTGCTGAGTGCAAACAAATCTGACGCTAAAGCGTTGGAATGGATAATCTGTTTAGTAGGGACCACACTGGCAACCCCACCCCTCTCAGTGGGTGCCCACACACAGGCTACCATGGGCTATGATGTCATTAATCACTTTACATTAGCCACGGGGCTGATTAGACCAGAGACCTGTGCGTCTGAGGCCATATGCATAGTCTCAGGTCCCCCATGTCCATAAATGAtaagatttctctctctctctgtgtgtgtctctctctgtgtctccctcactgtgtctctctctccatctttaaaTTATTATGAAAGTAAGAGGTTTGGGCTGAGTGAGTGGATGATTTTGTGGTCAAGCTGCACAGAAATAGCAACTAGAAGCTCAAACCCCTAAGAAGAGGTTCAAATGAAGTGCACAGAGACTATCTATAATATATATGGCTTTTGTCAGGGGCTAGTATACAGGTTGTTGTGAAATATAATTATGAGAAGGGACAAGCCTCTCAGACTACAGCAAATTTGACTGGAACACTcgtgggtacactcaatatggtgGCCGGTCCACCTATCACAgaacattgacttgaatgggaatgtaATTCTAATAATTATATTTCTACTGTGGCTAGCATAAACTCAATGTCAGTGTCATGATGGATGCAGTAGGACTGATTTGCCTCTTCAGCCCCAGGACTCTGTTTTACCTGACCCGCAGCCTGAATCATCTCCTTCCTAAGCCTTCTGTGAAATGACTTATTCAGAATCTgccagtgtgtctggggttgcTTAAAGGACCATGTCAGACACAGCTGATTCCAACTCACTAGTATTCCCCCCTCCCATTGTGAACTGTGTGCTTTAATAGTTACTAGCAACACTTCTCCACTGAAACGACCAGCACAACAGACAGCTGGGTAGACGCCAATACTCAACACCCAGACAGGGCCAGTGGTACACTGTTGTTtgcagcacacaaacacacacacaaactcagccCCGACTCACCTTTTCTCCACTATGACACTTTTCTGCCACAAAAAAAGCAACACATACCATTTTTAACCGTTCATCAGTTTTCAGTACAGTACTTGTGAAACCATTAATGTACAAGAATAGAGAAAATGGGGAatgcagagatgtttgtttccCACCGGTTTCTATGACTGTCCTAAAACATTGGCAACAACACACGTGACCAACACCCACTATTCGAAGCCTGGGAGCCAAGACAAAGACACAAGCCAAGTGTTATGTGTCCATCCTTCCTGTACATAGATACAATACATACCGATATAATAGCTTCCAGtgaaaaatggagagagagagaacgagagagcgaggagcgtagaagagagagatgagagaaaggtaTATAAtgagaggaaagaaggagagaggaaagcgaGAGAAATAGGGAAGGCAATACAGAcaaaagagagggggacagacataACAGAGACACATATCGCACAGACAAACCAGAGCTGTGGTTTGTGAGGACAGAGAGTTTACAGGATCCATTTCAGACAGATCCCATTTTCCACCAGGCTTTCTCCAGCTGTATTACATAATATGAATATACACGAATCACCAACTCTGGCAATGCTGCACACACTGTAGCTGCCAAGCCTACAGCCTAGTTTGACCCATTGTCCTTAGCTCTTGGACTATCTTCCTTCCAAATGTATTATTTTCTTTGCAAAATCTCCTGAAACTTTTGCTGCCCTTTAAAAATGAACAATTCAAACAGAGTTGGCTGAACTCTGTGTGCAGTAACACCTCCACACTACTGAGCTGAGCCAAGCCATGCTGAGCTGTACTgcgctggcgtggttacacatgcaGTCTAGTTGCTGGAACGGTGCGGGAAAGGACCAAGTGAAAACAAAATATCCCAGCCAACACTGTACGGTATAGACACAATAGTGTGAAAAGGGTATACATTTGTACCTCCAGAGATTCTTTCAAAAAACACACTTCAAAAGCCATAACTTTGCCTTGTGGACTTACTTTGACTGAAGAGGAAGTGTAGACCATGTCCTCCAGACTGAAGTGGCAGCAGCGGTTGAGGTGCTGCTGACAGAACTCCTGCACCAGCTGCAGGTTGTACAGGCTGTCCACCAGTGACATGCTCTCCTTAAGGCAGATATCTGACAGGGACAGGCCACATGGACACATAATTGGCTAAGTTGGTCAAAGTGGGTCTGAGAGACGAGTGATGCACAAATCTCTTGGAAGTGAATCAGAAAGTGAATATCCGTTAGGAGTAGGGCTTCTGAAGGTAAGGTATTTGTCCCTTCTTTGTATGGGATTGACCAATCAGGGATGAGAATACTGGATGTTTTCCAGAAGGTAATCAAGCCGTTTTGATGCGAAAACAGAATCTTATGGAGTGCCTTTCAATCAATCATCACTCTGAATTTGGGGTACtgagccttgtgtgtgtgtgtgtccatatgaGATCCCATCCACTTCATCAGTGGGTTGATGG of Oncorhynchus gorbuscha isolate QuinsamMale2020 ecotype Even-year linkage group LG15, OgorEven_v1.0, whole genome shotgun sequence contains these proteins:
- the LOC123997461 gene encoding calmodulin-regulated spectrin-associated protein 2-like isoform X3, whose product is MGEVTDAKELKNTFIVPAIKSFDRYDFSRAKICCSLTWLVAKAFVTDSVPADLKEPFYTDQYDQEHLKPPVANLLLSADLYCRAGSLILKNDAAKPLVGHDDVFQALAQKGLYITDQERLVTERDLRKRPIQMSAHLAVIDTLMTAYTVETVSLEKVVACVLQYSSHSDEDADTPYDTEDAMTSWINKVNEYLKDIISQELRREMQSVEPVGKPGARYRKEQAVAQQVPWIPPVDNLLKDTTDGCALATLLHFYCPQLVKLEDICLKESMSLVDSLYNLQLVQEFCQQHLNRCCHFSLEDMVYTSSSVKNNYLVFMAELFWWFEVVKPSFVQPRVLDTEEPALTSLRNMPSVPISNVTKTSFMERPPSPERPSLPLQPQPRNSGEIKRSTSMSFVDGCVGTWPKEKRSGPYGVSFDIPFDKEDTAQTSTPPGRSMTRSASTEGFKVQQMPRGMKRNLSFQPINGQGTGIEEEGRLDNLAGPNLPRQPGRPEPPGGPLRFPNGGSNLDGHGNSIATPSMEEALQIIHNTGRQAPQHPLTEGIKNGFFLHSPNQGRGGGEIGLDPNARPEKRDMDSLSTTDTTEVDTGIHVRTEDVAETLDEDSSLREALSMELDMDTPSPCPSSSGYAKSPSTSSGTKMTSFAEQKFRKLSVPESGGRSSSSGGGSSLKTTPEGSELGLPLSVSWAPTPEHSPVHQQIVPLTQDTPTGPAQAPLPSDPAQAMATEMVELRMRLEEKRKAIEAQKKKVEAAFTRHRQRMGRSIFLDVVKRKGDGASGVGGQEEGGKTTTEDERKTGRSEADTPDGAEQGQGLSGARWLKSSSGGGGGGGGGEEGGQGPAGGQGPGEVDLAEYTRSIEKLNHSLGFLQTEMQRLAQQQEVIMAMREQKQQQAWVIPPPQTSPQKYTRASTRSSGSPSPADSPCSAHRSPTSIKRKSASFHSRNPRTPRPSELKLAPYNRCLTAPQSVDSLPRLRRFSPFQPMAFAYMGEKPAGQTTETEDKDRDRDTEPLLSPETEAGSASSPSSPAKDKQKRQGTREIAKKDEAEEHEEMEVEEKKQVKMDELKPIIVSTVSEVLAQPVKETFTVTPTETPLISDLFGGARSNLIEVPLYVFKPLEGEGMEESGDMEGIYGDDEKMSCGFFFKDDGKGENNMAQKRAALVEKRLRREKEMQQKKLQQEAELEHKKEEARVKAEEEHMRKEEEKARREFIKQEYIRRKQLKLMEDMDTVMKPRLAGSKQRRARPKSIHRDSIDSPRTPTRVAVSSLSLASLNLGDSDSVHSEKRTPRSASLHSGSLCFFLSSPKLRRRRPDSADGFLSPCRSGSRNGEDDWENGSTTSSVKSNTEYTGPKLYKEPSSKSNKHIIQNALAHCCLAGKVNEGQKNKILEEMEKSEANNFLVLFRDGGCQFRSLYTYCPETDEATKLTGIGPNRITRKMIEGLYKYNSDRKQFSQIPAKTMSASVDAITIHGHLWQTKKPATPKKVVPAKP
- the LOC123997461 gene encoding calmodulin-regulated spectrin-associated protein 2-like isoform X4, with amino-acid sequence MGEVTDAKELKNTFIVPAIKSFDRYDFSRAKICCSLTWLVAKAFVTDSVPADLKEPFYTDQYDQEHLKPPVANLLLSADLYCRAGSLILKNDAAKPLVGHDDVFQALAQKGLYITDQERLVTERDLRKRPIQMSAHLAVIDTLMTAYTVETVSLEKVVACVLQYSSHSDEDADTPYDTEDAMTSWINKVNEYLKDIISQELRREMQSVEPVGKPGARYRKEQAVAQQVPWIPPVDNLLKDTTDGCALATLLHFYCPQLVKLEDICLKESMSLVDSLYNLQLVQEFCQQHLNRCCHFSLEDMVYTSSSVKNNYLVFMAELFWWFEVVKPSFVQPRVLDTEEPALTSLRNMPSVPISNVTKTSFMERPPSPERPSLPLQPQPRNSGEIKRSTSMSFVDGCVGTWPKEKRSGPYGVSFDIPFDKEDTAQTSTPPGRSMTRSASTEGFKVQQMPRGMKRNLSFQPINGQGTGIEEEGRLDNLAGPNLPRQPGRPEPPGGPLRFPNGGSNLDGHGNSIATPSMEEALQIIHNTGRQAPQHPLTEGIKNGFFLHSPNQGRGGGEIGLDPNARPEKRDMDSLSTTDTTEVDTGIHVRTEDVAETLDEDSSLREALSMELDMDTPSPCPSSSGYAKSPSTSSGTKMTSFAEQKFRKLSVPESGGRSSSSGGGSSLKTTPEGSELGLPLSVSWAPTPEHSPVHQQIVPLTQDTPTGPAQAPLPSDPAQAMATEMVELRMRLEEKRKAIEAQKKKVEAAFTRHRQRMGRSIFLDVVKRKGDGASGVGGQEEGGKTTTEDERKTGRSEADTPDGAEQGQGLSGARWLKSSSGGGGGGGGGEEGGQGPAGGQGPGEVDLAEYTRSIEKLNHSLGFLQTEMQRLAQQQEVIMAMREQKQQQAWVIPPPQTSPQKYTRASTRSSGSPSPADSPCSAHRSPTSIKRKSASFHSRNPRTPRPSELKLAPYNRCLTAPQSVDSLPRLRRFSPFQPMAFAYMGEKPAGQTTETEDKDRDRDTEPLLSPETEAGSASSPSSPAKDKQKRQGTREIAKKDEAEEHEEMEVEEKKQVKMDELKPIIVSTVSEVLAQPVKETFTVTPTETPLISDLFGGARSNLIEVPLYVFKPLEGEGMEESGDMEGIYGDDEKMSCGFFFKDDGKGENNMAQKRAALVEKRLRREKEMQQKKLQQEAELEHKKEEARVKAEEEHMRKEEEKARREFIKQEYIRRKQLKLMEDMDTVMKPRLAGSKQRRARPKSIHRDSIDSPRTPTRVAGSRPRVFSVSSLSLASLNLGDSDSVHSEKRTPRPDSADGFLSPCRSGSRNGEDDWENGSTTSSVKSNTEYTGPKLYKEPSSKSNKHIIQNALAHCCLAGKVNEGQKNKILEEMEKSEANNFLVLFRDGGCQFRSLYTYCPETDEATKLTGIGPNRITRKMIEGLYKYNSDRKQFSQIPAKTMSASVDAITIHGHLWQTKKPATPKKVVPAKP
- the LOC123997461 gene encoding calmodulin-regulated spectrin-associated protein 2-like isoform X5, translating into MGEVTDAKELKNTFIVPAIKSFDRYDFSRAKICCSLTWLVAKAFVTDSVPADLKEPFYTDQYDQEHLKPPVANLLLSADLYCRAGSLILKNDAAKPLVGHDDVFQALAQKGLYITDQERLVTERDLRKRPIQMSAHLAVIDTLMTAYTVETVSLEKVVACVLQYSSHSDEDADTPYDTEDAMTSWINKVNEYLKDIISQELRREMQSVEPVGKPGARYRKEQAVAQQVPWIPPVDNLLKDTTDGCALATLLHFYCPQLVKLEDICLKESMSLVDSLYNLQLVQEFCQQHLNRCCHFSLEDMVYTSSSVKNNYLVFMAELFWWFEVVKPSFVQPRVLDTEEPALTSLRNMPSVPISNVTKTSFMERPPSPERPSLPLQPQPRNSGEIKRSTSMSFVDGCVGTWPKEKRSGPYGVSFDIPFDKEDTAQTSTPPGRSMTRSASTEGFKVQQMPRGMKRNLSFQPINGQGTGIEEEGRLDNLAGPNLPRQPGRPEPPGGPLRFPNGGSNLDGHGNSIATPSMEEALQIIHNTGRQAPQHPLTEGIKNGFFLHSPNQGRGGGEIGLDPNARPEKRDMDSLSTTDTTEVDTGIHVRTEDVAETLDEDSSLREALSMELDMDTPSPCPSSSGYAKSPSTSSGTKMTSFAEQKFRKLSVPESGGRSSSSGGGSSLKTTPEGSELGLPLSVSWAPTPEHSPVHQQIVPLTQDTPTGPAQAPLPSDPAQAMATEMVELRMRLEEKRKAIEAQKKKVEAAFTRHRQRMGRSIFLDVVKRKGDGASGVGGQEEGGKTTTEDERKTGRSEADTPDGAEQGQGLSGARWLKSSSGGGGGGGGGEEGGQGPAGGQGPGEVDLAEYTRSIEKLNHSLGFLQTEMQRLAQQQEVIMAMREQKQQQAWVIPPPQTSPQKYTRASTRSSGSPSPADSPCSAHRSPTSIKRKSASFHSRNPRTPRPSELKLAPYNRCLTAPQSVDSLPRLRRFSPFQPMAFAYMGEKPAGQTTETEDKDRDRDTEPLLSPETEAGSASSPSSPAKDKQKRQGTREIAKKDEAEEHEEMEVEEKKQVKMDELKPIIVSTVSEVLAQPVKETFTVTPTETPLISDLFGGARSNLIEVPLYVFKPLEGEGMEESGDMEGIYGDDEKMSCGFFFKDDGKGENNMAQKRAALVEKRLRREKEMQQKKLQQEAELEHKKEEARVKAEEEHMRKEEEKARREFIKQEYIRRKQLKLMEDMDTVMKPRLAGSKQRRARPKSIHRDSIDSPRTPTRVAVSSLSLASLNLGDSDSVHSEKRTPRPDSADGFLSPCRSGSRNGEDDWENGSTTSSVKSNTEYTGPKLYKEPSSKSNKHIIQNALAHCCLAGKVNEGQKNKILEEMEKSEANNFLVLFRDGGCQFRSLYTYCPETDEATKLTGIGPNRITRKMIEGLYKYNSDRKQFSQIPAKTMSASVDAITIHGHLWQTKKPATPKKVVPAKP